The following is a genomic window from Methanolinea sp..
CGAGGATCGTGGCGAGCGGGGAACAGCTGCGGGAGCTAGGCGCCGGGTTCGTCGTCTCCCAGGGGCTCGCGGGCACGGTGCGCGGCGTGACCGTCGAGGGCGACGAGATCGCGGTCGAAGCGGATTGCGCGCACGAAGCCCGGGGAGAGATCGTGTCCACGGGTGCACGCGGTTTTGCCCGGGATCCCCCGGGGGTATCCTCGTCGCTCGTGCTGTCCGTCGACGAGGTCTACGCGATCACGCGGGAGATAGAGACGGAAACGTGGCGGCAGACGGGAGCGGTCCACTGCTCCGTCCTCTACGCGGGGGGCGAGATCGTCGCCCGCGCGAGCGACGTCGGGCGGCACAACACCGTCGACAAGGTGATCGGGCACGCGGTCCTGCACGGCATCGACAGGTCGCGGTGCGCGATAGGGTGCACGGGGAGGCAGCCGAGGGACATGGTCGCGAAGGCCGCGCACGCGGGCATCCCCGTCATCATCTCGAGGGCTGCATCCACGGAGCAGGGGATAAGGACGGCGTGGGATACCGGGATCACCCTCGTCTGCTTCTCGCGGAAGGGGAGGTTCACGGTGTACACCCACCCCGCCCGGATAAGGGAACTCTCGGCAATCCACTTCCCGCACCCGTTCCCCGGGCGGGAAGGGGCCGGCAGGGAGGGAGCATGACGGGAGAGCAGGGACGCGGGGAGAGGGAGGCCGCACTGGTCCTCGGCTGCCCACAGGTCCCCGTGCAGGCCCCCATCGCCCTCTACCTCGCGTACAGCCTGCGGAAACGCGGCGTGAGACCGGTCGTCGCGGGGAACCAGGCAGCGAGGATGCAGCTAGAGGTCTCCGACCCCCTCCACCACTACGTGGGGGGGATGGTCGACCTCGACTCGTTCATCGCGGACCTCGCGGCGGGGAAGAGGAAGTACGACTATTATATCCCGCTCGTGCACAACGATGCAGGTGTCACGTACGCCGCGACGGTCCAGTCCCTCGCGGGGACGAAGGTGATCATGGTGATATTCGGCGAGAAATTCCTCGAAATCGCAGACACCGTGGATTTCCCGGCGGAGAAGATCGCGGCGAAGGCAGTCCACAACCCGATGCCCATGAAGAAAAAGATCGACGAGGTGCTCCCGTGGCTTGTAT
Proteins encoded in this region:
- a CDS encoding DUF1890 domain-containing protein, which encodes MTGEQGRGEREAALVLGCPQVPVQAPIALYLAYSLRKRGVRPVVAGNQAARMQLEVSDPLHHYVGGMVDLDSFIADLAAGKRKYDYYIPLVHNDAGVTYAATVQSLAGTKVIMVIFGEKFLEIADTVDFPAEKIAAKAVHNPMPMKKKIDEVLPWLVSNP
- the fdhD gene encoding formate dehydrogenase accessory sulfurtransferase FdhD, with the translated sequence MTVCTARGIQVREGRPFEIEDPVIREETFTLRLNGSVLARIVASGEQLRELGAGFVVSQGLAGTVRGVTVEGDEIAVEADCAHEARGEIVSTGARGFARDPPGVSSSLVLSVDEVYAITREIETETWRQTGAVHCSVLYAGGEIVARASDVGRHNTVDKVIGHAVLHGIDRSRCAIGCTGRQPRDMVAKAAHAGIPVIISRAASTEQGIRTAWDTGITLVCFSRKGRFTVYTHPARIRELSAIHFPHPFPGREGAGREGA